One genomic window of Thermodesulfobacteriota bacterium includes the following:
- a CDS encoding glycosyltransferase family 2 protein: MKPASSPGASGGPIPQPRLSVVMPVYNEIRTIDAVLAAVHAAPVPVHEIIVVDDCSTDGTRQHLQTIVDSRLRVIFHPVNRGKGAALRTGFERVTGDVVVVQDADLEYDPQEYPKMLAPIAEGRADVVYGSRFMGGAPHRVVYFWHMVGNRFLTILSNMFTNINLTDMETCYKMFRREVLESLTLEEERFGIEPEITAKVAGKRWRIYEVGIAYHGRTYREGKKIGWRDGVRAIYVILKYNLFCRR; this comes from the coding sequence ATGAAGCCTGCTTCTTCCCCCGGCGCGTCCGGCGGGCCGATCCCCCAACCCCGGCTGTCGGTGGTCATGCCGGTGTACAACGAGATCCGGACCATCGACGCGGTGCTGGCGGCAGTCCATGCCGCACCGGTTCCCGTCCATGAGATCATCGTGGTGGACGACTGCTCCACCGACGGCACCCGGCAGCATCTGCAGACCATCGTCGACTCGCGGCTGCGGGTGATCTTCCATCCGGTCAACCGCGGCAAAGGCGCCGCCTTGCGCACCGGCTTCGAACGGGTGACCGGGGACGTGGTGGTGGTCCAGGACGCCGACCTGGAGTACGACCCCCAGGAGTATCCCAAGATGCTGGCTCCCATCGCCGAGGGCCGGGCGGATGTGGTCTACGGCTCCCGGTTCATGGGCGGCGCACCGCACCGGGTGGTCTACTTCTGGCACATGGTGGGCAACCGTTTTCTGACCATCCTGTCCAACATGTTCACCAACATCAATCTCACCGACATGGAAACCTGCTACAAGATGTTCCGGCGGGAGGTCCTGGAATCCCTCACCCTGGAGGAGGAGCGCTTCGGCATCGAGCCGGAGATCACCGCCAAGGTGGCCGGAAAGCGCTGGCGGATCTACGAGGTGGGGATCGCCTACCACGGCCGGACCTACCGGGAGGGCAAGAAGATCGGCTGGCGGGACGGCGTCCGGGCCATCTATGTCATCCTCAAGTACAACCTGTTCTGCCGCCGGTGA
- the dfsP gene encoding DUF166 family (seleno)protein DfsP, giving the protein MTSACAAAGAASPFILAVFEENGSGQRKIEGIRRFGRNLAIGHVFSVSGPLPSFIDDPAAFLPEDWQADLVLDFLRHPDLSEHLSALGQKRRIPVVASGKRTAGAITPFTUCGLGRLPGLGAYGEQFGLPELAVALEGERVANLTVLRGAPCGATWLVLPRLIGRPHAEVQTAIGREVQYRCHADPSRFDPISGKSPLHYAGDVHAAAFRQALRRALAEDDAHSPGQGPG; this is encoded by the coding sequence ATGACCAGTGCATGCGCCGCCGCCGGCGCGGCAAGCCCCTTCATCCTGGCCGTCTTCGAAGAGAATGGCTCCGGCCAGCGCAAGATCGAGGGCATCCGCCGTTTCGGCCGCAATCTCGCCATCGGTCACGTTTTTTCCGTCAGCGGCCCGCTGCCGTCCTTCATCGACGACCCCGCCGCCTTCCTGCCCGAGGACTGGCAGGCCGACCTCGTTCTCGATTTCCTGCGCCATCCCGACCTGTCCGAGCACCTGTCCGCCCTCGGCCAGAAACGCCGCATCCCGGTGGTCGCCTCCGGCAAGCGGACCGCCGGTGCCATCACCCCCTTCACCTGATGCGGCCTCGGCCGCCTCCCGGGCCTGGGGGCCTATGGTGAGCAGTTCGGGCTGCCCGAGCTGGCGGTGGCTCTGGAAGGCGAGCGGGTGGCGAACCTCACCGTCCTCCGGGGCGCCCCCTGCGGCGCGACCTGGCTGGTGCTGCCCCGCCTCATCGGCCGCCCCCACGCCGAAGTCCAGACCGCCATCGGCCGGGAGGTCCAGTACCGGTGTCACGCCGATCCCAGCCGCTTCGATCCCATCTCCGGCAAGAGCCCCCTGCACTACGCCGGCGACGTCCATGCCGCCGCCTTCCGCCAGGCCCTGCGGCGCGCCCTGGCCGAGGACGACGCCCATTCACCGGGGCAGGGACCGGGATGA
- a CDS encoding helicase-related protein, whose protein sequence is MEESTTLEPGQVLTGPLFNESMRVETVQPNGPASWIVGLVGVESERFRKVTLTSADLERLTIVLAGPSFDGDGRLLRLGLQAYALGIAYEFDPYFGLSISRVDPLPHQLEAVYDYMQVRQEIQELRRLAGQARVVEESGVEAKLSQLKALLQKEGFFDHPQQRLLLFTEFKDTLEYLVARLKLWGFRVGFIHGGMKSGSRDEPGTRLHAEQQFKEGAIQVLVATEAAGEGINLQICHVLFNYDIPWNPNRLEQRMGRIHRYGQRKDCLIFNFVASNTIEGKVLQRLLEKLQEIRDALEDDAIEVPFVRSPVGTTEGKYLRRAIIGDGRPACLPMHFHEMQSLQADRGLLDYTALILPEARWEDLDPLEFERFRRFVREGQGRGDNSLVDLGDLELAKALGAVQANHSVSAVRVLALLLFGREDSLRRFLPAHEVAFQVLLEQRVEVNDFFRWPLLRVVDELLARFRARNREEEILVGMLRVGVPDHPPGAFREGVANALIHRDYTRLGAVHVQWHNDRIEIASPGGFPAGVRLDNLLVTQPRPRNPLLADAFKRAGIVERTARGIDTIFYEELRNGRPAPDYSRGNESGVVLVLPGGKANLAFVRLVAEEGLAERPLGLDSLLLLHHLWLDQRTTIADAAAVIQKGEAEAQARLQQLVERGLVEARGDRTGRTWHLSAATWRRLGEQPASVHGPGLAQDLTAQIVLQHVTRHGRITWRETAELCQLSPDQAKRLLTRLVERGVLLARGKLKGGFYVLASQNMGAPITDMGAPKKTP, encoded by the coding sequence ATGGAAGAGTCCACCACGCTTGAGCCTGGCCAGGTGCTGACCGGGCCCCTGTTCAACGAATCCATGCGGGTCGAAACCGTGCAACCGAACGGCCCGGCGAGTTGGATCGTCGGCCTGGTGGGAGTGGAGTCCGAGCGCTTCCGCAAGGTCACCCTGACCAGCGCTGATCTCGAGCGACTGACCATTGTTCTTGCCGGCCCTTCCTTCGATGGCGACGGCCGCCTCCTCCGCCTTGGCCTCCAGGCGTATGCCCTCGGCATCGCCTACGAGTTCGACCCGTATTTCGGACTCTCCATCTCCCGCGTTGATCCGCTGCCCCACCAGCTCGAGGCTGTGTACGACTACATGCAGGTGCGCCAGGAAATCCAGGAATTGCGGCGCCTCGCCGGTCAGGCCCGGGTGGTCGAGGAGTCGGGTGTTGAGGCCAAACTGTCCCAACTCAAGGCTCTTCTCCAGAAGGAAGGCTTCTTCGACCACCCCCAGCAACGCTTGCTTCTCTTCACCGAGTTCAAGGACACCCTTGAGTACCTCGTTGCTCGCCTGAAGCTGTGGGGGTTCCGCGTCGGCTTCATCCATGGCGGCATGAAGTCCGGCTCCCGGGACGAGCCCGGCACCCGCCTCCACGCCGAGCAGCAGTTCAAGGAGGGGGCCATCCAGGTGCTGGTGGCCACCGAGGCCGCGGGCGAGGGCATCAACCTCCAGATCTGTCACGTCCTTTTCAACTACGACATCCCGTGGAATCCCAACCGCCTGGAACAGCGGATGGGCCGCATCCACCGCTACGGCCAGCGCAAGGACTGCCTGATCTTCAACTTCGTGGCCAGCAACACCATCGAGGGCAAGGTTCTCCAGCGGCTGCTGGAGAAGCTCCAGGAGATCCGCGACGCCCTGGAAGACGACGCGATCGAGGTGCCATTCGTTCGATCCCCGGTAGGCACCACCGAGGGCAAGTATCTGCGGCGGGCCATCATCGGCGATGGCAGGCCGGCCTGTTTGCCCATGCACTTCCACGAGATGCAGAGCTTGCAGGCCGATCGTGGGCTGCTCGACTACACGGCGCTGATCCTTCCGGAAGCCCGCTGGGAGGATCTGGACCCCCTCGAATTCGAGCGCTTCCGCCGCTTCGTCCGCGAGGGTCAGGGCCGGGGTGACAACTCCCTGGTGGATCTTGGCGACCTTGAGCTCGCCAAGGCGTTGGGGGCGGTGCAGGCGAATCATTCCGTCTCGGCGGTCCGGGTCCTGGCGCTGCTCCTGTTCGGCCGGGAGGATTCCCTGCGGCGCTTCCTGCCGGCCCATGAGGTCGCCTTCCAGGTGCTTTTGGAGCAGCGGGTGGAGGTGAACGACTTCTTCCGTTGGCCGCTCTTGCGGGTGGTGGACGAGTTGTTGGCCCGTTTCCGGGCGCGTAACCGGGAAGAAGAGATCCTGGTCGGTATGCTGCGCGTCGGCGTGCCGGACCACCCACCAGGCGCGTTCCGGGAGGGCGTCGCCAATGCCTTGATCCACCGGGACTACACCCGGCTGGGCGCGGTGCATGTGCAGTGGCACAACGACCGGATCGAGATCGCCAGTCCCGGCGGCTTTCCCGCCGGCGTTCGCCTCGACAACCTGCTGGTCACCCAGCCCAGGCCGCGCAACCCGTTGCTGGCAGACGCTTTCAAGCGCGCCGGCATCGTCGAGCGCACGGCCCGGGGCATCGACACCATCTTCTACGAAGAGCTTCGGAATGGCCGACCCGCGCCGGACTATAGTCGTGGCAACGAAAGCGGTGTCGTGCTCGTGCTTCCCGGCGGCAAGGCGAACCTGGCCTTCGTCCGACTGGTGGCCGAGGAAGGTCTGGCCGAGCGGCCGCTCGGCCTCGACAGTCTGCTGCTCCTGCATCACCTGTGGCTCGACCAGCGCACGACAATTGCCGACGCCGCGGCTGTGATCCAGAAAGGCGAGGCGGAGGCGCAGGCCCGGCTCCAACAGCTGGTGGAGAGGGGCCTGGTCGAAGCGCGAGGTGATCGTACGGGACGGACGTGGCACCTGTCGGCCGCGACTTGGCGCCGGCTCGGCGAGCAGCCGGCCTCTGTCCACGGGCCTGGCCTGGCACAAGATCTCACGGCGCAGATAGTGCTCCAGCATGTCACGAGACATGGGCGGATTACCTGGCGCGAAACAGCGGAACTGTGTCAGCTGTCTCCGGATCAGGCCAAGCGACTCCTGACCCGCCTGGTGGAGAGGGGTGTGCTTCTGGCACGAGGAAAATTGAAGGGTGGGTTTTATGTCTTGGCGTCCCAAAATATGGGCGCGCCCATAACGGATATGGGCGCGCCCAAAAAAACGCCATAA